The Aedes aegypti strain LVP_AGWG chromosome 3, AaegL5.0 Primary Assembly, whole genome shotgun sequence genome contains a region encoding:
- the LOC5574438 gene encoding apoptosis-inducing factor 3 isoform X3: MKAFEVDGGKVLLVKQKGKLSAIGNKCSHYGALLSTGALGEGRVRCPWHGACFNIETGDIEDFPGQDSLPCFKVTVEQGRVKIRAKRSELQSGKRTKAMVKKEKEDERTFVVIGGGPSGAICAEALRQEGFTGRVIMINKEPCLPYDRILVSKTMDFDLEKKLLRDEKFYAEHEIETMIGTEVTSLNSANRELTLSNGYKIKYDKVYIATGSKARKAPIEGADMPNVCVLRSNEHSKHVNGQLSPDKHVVVLGVSFIGLEAAAYCVNKVAKVTVIGRGAVPLVESFGEQVGSKVMQWFKEKGVHFIMNSGIKRCIGDDDRKLTSVELNDGTILKADLCIMGIGSTLFTTFLEGSGVKVNKDGSVDTNRFLETNVPGIYAGGDIAHAPVFCNNNEPATIGHYPLAQYHGKVAALNMVGKATELKSVPYFWTMLFGKGFRYAGYGRPHETIIEGDLEQLKFVAFYLDANGKVIGMASCGRDPVVSQFAEYLSQGKTLHKDQLSPDPFAWIK; the protein is encoded by the exons ATGAAGGCCTTCGAGGTGGACGGAGGCAAGGTGCTACTGGTCAAACAAAAAGGCAAGTTGTCGGCAATCGGAAACAAATGTTCCCACTATGGAGCGCTGCTATCGACGGGAGCGCTGGGCGAGGGCAGAGTGCGCTGTCCTTGGCACGGAGCATGCTTCAACATCGAAACGGGTGATATCGAGGACTTTCCGGGTCAGGATTCCCTGCCGTGCTTCAAGGTCACCGTGGAACAAGGCCGG GTAAAAATTCGTGCCAAACGTTCGGAGCTTCAATCGGGAAAACGTACTAAGGCGATGGTCAAAAAGGAAAAGGAAGATGAGCGGACCTTTGTGGTGATTGGTGGAGGACCTTCGGGAGCAATCTGTGCGGAAGCTTTGCGCCAAGAAGGCTTCACAGGTCGAGTCATCATGATTAACAAAGAGCCCTGCCTACCGTACGATCGCATCCTGGTGAGCAAAACTATGGACTTTGACCTGGAGAAAAAGCTGCTGCGAGATGAAAAGTTTTACGCCGAGCATGAAATCGAGACTATGATAGGGACGGAGGTTACCTCGTTAAATAGCGCCAACCGGGAGTTGACGCTTAGCAATGGTTACAAAATCAAGTACGACAAGGTCTATATTGCAACGGGATCAAAGGCAAGGAAAGCTCCAATTGAAGGTGCTGATATGCCCAATGTTTGCGTTCTGCGATCGAACGAACACTCCAAGCATGTGAATGGCCAGCTAAGTCCGGACAAACATGTGGTAGTTTTGGGAGTTAGCTTCATTGGACTCGAAGCCGCGGCATATTGCGTGAACAAGGTGGCTAAAGTAACGGTTATTGGTCGAGGTGCTGTTCCTCTAGTTGAATCCTTTGGCGAACAAGTGGGCTCCAAGGTAATGCAATGGTTCAAGGAAAAGGGTGTCCACTTCATAATGAACTCAGGCATCAAGCGTTGCATCGGGGACGACGATCGTAAGCTGACCTCGGTTGAATTGAACGATGGAACAATTCTGAAAGCAGATCTTTGCATCATGGGAATAGGATCTACCTTGTTTACCACTTTCTTGGAAGGTTCTGGTGTTAAGGTTAACAAGGATGGATCTGTCGACACGAATCGCTTCCTTGAAACGAATGTTCCAGGGATCTACGCCGGAGGAGACATTGCTCATGCGCCAGTGTTTTGCAATAACAATGAACCTGCTACAATTGGCCACTATCCTTTGGCACAGTATCATGGAAAGGTGGCTGCTCTGAATATGGTCGGAAAAGCCACTGAACTGAAATCAGTTCCATACTTTTGGACCATGCTGTTTGGAAAGGGCTTCCGATATGCCGGATATGGAAGACCTCACGAGACAATCATAGAGGGTGATCTTGAACAATTGAAATTCGTTGCCTTCTATTTGGACGCTAACGGAAAAGTTATCGGAATGGCATCTTGCGGACGGGATCCAGTGGTGTCACAGTTTGCTGAGTATCTTTCGCAGGGAAAAACACTCCACAAGGATCAGCTCAGTCCGGATCCATTCGCTTGGATCAAGTAA
- the LOC5574438 gene encoding apoptosis-inducing factor 3 isoform X2, producing the protein MGCASSKSESPKASNGDITAKVTGGASPDGGYVEDFICNENDIGENEMKAFEVDGGKVLLVKQKGKLSAIGNKCSHYGALLSTGALGEGRVRCPWHGACFNIETGDIEDFPGQDSLPCFKVTVEQGRVKIRAKRSELQSGKRTKAMVKKEKEDERTFVVIGGGPSGAICAEALRQEGFTGRVIMINKEPCLPYDRILVSKTMDFDLEKKLLRDEKFYAEHEIETMIGTEVTSLNSANRELTLSNGYKIKYDKVYIATGSKARKAPIEGADMPNVCVLRSNEHSKHVNGQLSPDKHVVVLGVSFIGLEAAAYCVNKVAKVTVIGRGAVPLVESFGEQVGSKVMQWFKEKGVHFIMNSGIKRCIGDDDRKLTSVELNDGTILKADLCIMGIGSTLFTTFLEGSGVKVNKDGSVDTNRFLETNVPGIYAGGDIAHAPVFCNNNEPATIGHYPLAQYHGKVAALNMVGKATELKSVPYFWTMLFGKGFRYAGYGRPHETIIEGDLEQLKFVAFYLDANGKVIGMASCGRDPVVSQFAEYLSQGKTLHKDQLSPDPFAWIK; encoded by the exons CCAAAGTTACCGGAGGCGCCTCGCCGGATGGTGGCTACGTTGAGGACTTCATTTGCAACGAGAATGACATCGGCGAAAATGAGATGAAGGCCTTCGAGGTGGACGGAGGCAAGGTGCTACTGGTCAAACAAAAAGGCAAGTTGTCGGCAATCGGAAACAAATGTTCCCACTATGGAGCGCTGCTATCGACGGGAGCGCTGGGCGAGGGCAGAGTGCGCTGTCCTTGGCACGGAGCATGCTTCAACATCGAAACGGGTGATATCGAGGACTTTCCGGGTCAGGATTCCCTGCCGTGCTTCAAGGTCACCGTGGAACAAGGCCGG GTAAAAATTCGTGCCAAACGTTCGGAGCTTCAATCGGGAAAACGTACTAAGGCGATGGTCAAAAAGGAAAAGGAAGATGAGCGGACCTTTGTGGTGATTGGTGGAGGACCTTCGGGAGCAATCTGTGCGGAAGCTTTGCGCCAAGAAGGCTTCACAGGTCGAGTCATCATGATTAACAAAGAGCCCTGCCTACCGTACGATCGCATCCTGGTGAGCAAAACTATGGACTTTGACCTGGAGAAAAAGCTGCTGCGAGATGAAAAGTTTTACGCCGAGCATGAAATCGAGACTATGATAGGGACGGAGGTTACCTCGTTAAATAGCGCCAACCGGGAGTTGACGCTTAGCAATGGTTACAAAATCAAGTACGACAAGGTCTATATTGCAACGGGATCAAAGGCAAGGAAAGCTCCAATTGAAGGTGCTGATATGCCCAATGTTTGCGTTCTGCGATCGAACGAACACTCCAAGCATGTGAATGGCCAGCTAAGTCCGGACAAACATGTGGTAGTTTTGGGAGTTAGCTTCATTGGACTCGAAGCCGCGGCATATTGCGTGAACAAGGTGGCTAAAGTAACGGTTATTGGTCGAGGTGCTGTTCCTCTAGTTGAATCCTTTGGCGAACAAGTGGGCTCCAAGGTAATGCAATGGTTCAAGGAAAAGGGTGTCCACTTCATAATGAACTCAGGCATCAAGCGTTGCATCGGGGACGACGATCGTAAGCTGACCTCGGTTGAATTGAACGATGGAACAATTCTGAAAGCAGATCTTTGCATCATGGGAATAGGATCTACCTTGTTTACCACTTTCTTGGAAGGTTCTGGTGTTAAGGTTAACAAGGATGGATCTGTCGACACGAATCGCTTCCTTGAAACGAATGTTCCAGGGATCTACGCCGGAGGAGACATTGCTCATGCGCCAGTGTTTTGCAATAACAATGAACCTGCTACAATTGGCCACTATCCTTTGGCACAGTATCATGGAAAGGTGGCTGCTCTGAATATGGTCGGAAAAGCCACTGAACTGAAATCAGTTCCATACTTTTGGACCATGCTGTTTGGAAAGGGCTTCCGATATGCCGGATATGGAAGACCTCACGAGACAATCATAGAGGGTGATCTTGAACAATTGAAATTCGTTGCCTTCTATTTGGACGCTAACGGAAAAGTTATCGGAATGGCATCTTGCGGACGGGATCCAGTGGTGTCACAGTTTGCTGAGTATCTTTCGCAGGGAAAAACACTCCACAAGGATCAGCTCAGTCCGGATCCATTCGCTTGGATCAAGTAA
- the LOC5574438 gene encoding apoptosis-inducing factor 3 isoform X1: MLRAALQISNRLVIPARSRGNDSRKMMSLLSKVTGGASPDGGYVEDFICNENDIGENEMKAFEVDGGKVLLVKQKGKLSAIGNKCSHYGALLSTGALGEGRVRCPWHGACFNIETGDIEDFPGQDSLPCFKVTVEQGRVKIRAKRSELQSGKRTKAMVKKEKEDERTFVVIGGGPSGAICAEALRQEGFTGRVIMINKEPCLPYDRILVSKTMDFDLEKKLLRDEKFYAEHEIETMIGTEVTSLNSANRELTLSNGYKIKYDKVYIATGSKARKAPIEGADMPNVCVLRSNEHSKHVNGQLSPDKHVVVLGVSFIGLEAAAYCVNKVAKVTVIGRGAVPLVESFGEQVGSKVMQWFKEKGVHFIMNSGIKRCIGDDDRKLTSVELNDGTILKADLCIMGIGSTLFTTFLEGSGVKVNKDGSVDTNRFLETNVPGIYAGGDIAHAPVFCNNNEPATIGHYPLAQYHGKVAALNMVGKATELKSVPYFWTMLFGKGFRYAGYGRPHETIIEGDLEQLKFVAFYLDANGKVIGMASCGRDPVVSQFAEYLSQGKTLHKDQLSPDPFAWIK, from the exons ATGCTACGCGCTGCTTTgcaaatttccaatcgattagTAATACCTGCTCGATCTCGCGGCAACGACTCTAGGAAAATGATGTCACTTTTGT CCAAAGTTACCGGAGGCGCCTCGCCGGATGGTGGCTACGTTGAGGACTTCATTTGCAACGAGAATGACATCGGCGAAAATGAGATGAAGGCCTTCGAGGTGGACGGAGGCAAGGTGCTACTGGTCAAACAAAAAGGCAAGTTGTCGGCAATCGGAAACAAATGTTCCCACTATGGAGCGCTGCTATCGACGGGAGCGCTGGGCGAGGGCAGAGTGCGCTGTCCTTGGCACGGAGCATGCTTCAACATCGAAACGGGTGATATCGAGGACTTTCCGGGTCAGGATTCCCTGCCGTGCTTCAAGGTCACCGTGGAACAAGGCCGG GTAAAAATTCGTGCCAAACGTTCGGAGCTTCAATCGGGAAAACGTACTAAGGCGATGGTCAAAAAGGAAAAGGAAGATGAGCGGACCTTTGTGGTGATTGGTGGAGGACCTTCGGGAGCAATCTGTGCGGAAGCTTTGCGCCAAGAAGGCTTCACAGGTCGAGTCATCATGATTAACAAAGAGCCCTGCCTACCGTACGATCGCATCCTGGTGAGCAAAACTATGGACTTTGACCTGGAGAAAAAGCTGCTGCGAGATGAAAAGTTTTACGCCGAGCATGAAATCGAGACTATGATAGGGACGGAGGTTACCTCGTTAAATAGCGCCAACCGGGAGTTGACGCTTAGCAATGGTTACAAAATCAAGTACGACAAGGTCTATATTGCAACGGGATCAAAGGCAAGGAAAGCTCCAATTGAAGGTGCTGATATGCCCAATGTTTGCGTTCTGCGATCGAACGAACACTCCAAGCATGTGAATGGCCAGCTAAGTCCGGACAAACATGTGGTAGTTTTGGGAGTTAGCTTCATTGGACTCGAAGCCGCGGCATATTGCGTGAACAAGGTGGCTAAAGTAACGGTTATTGGTCGAGGTGCTGTTCCTCTAGTTGAATCCTTTGGCGAACAAGTGGGCTCCAAGGTAATGCAATGGTTCAAGGAAAAGGGTGTCCACTTCATAATGAACTCAGGCATCAAGCGTTGCATCGGGGACGACGATCGTAAGCTGACCTCGGTTGAATTGAACGATGGAACAATTCTGAAAGCAGATCTTTGCATCATGGGAATAGGATCTACCTTGTTTACCACTTTCTTGGAAGGTTCTGGTGTTAAGGTTAACAAGGATGGATCTGTCGACACGAATCGCTTCCTTGAAACGAATGTTCCAGGGATCTACGCCGGAGGAGACATTGCTCATGCGCCAGTGTTTTGCAATAACAATGAACCTGCTACAATTGGCCACTATCCTTTGGCACAGTATCATGGAAAGGTGGCTGCTCTGAATATGGTCGGAAAAGCCACTGAACTGAAATCAGTTCCATACTTTTGGACCATGCTGTTTGGAAAGGGCTTCCGATATGCCGGATATGGAAGACCTCACGAGACAATCATAGAGGGTGATCTTGAACAATTGAAATTCGTTGCCTTCTATTTGGACGCTAACGGAAAAGTTATCGGAATGGCATCTTGCGGACGGGATCCAGTGGTGTCACAGTTTGCTGAGTATCTTTCGCAGGGAAAAACACTCCACAAGGATCAGCTCAGTCCGGATCCATTCGCTTGGATCAAGTAA